The genome window CCCGGAGCTCCTGCGCGAGGCCAGCTACGACCTCTACCGCGGCCGAGAATGGTCCGCACGGAGCAACGATTTCCATCCGGTCCCGGCCTTGCCGGACGGCGCCTGGGCGCTGGGCCCGGGGGCGGCGCCGCCGGAAGAGGTCTCGATCTCCGCGGCTCTGCCCCAGGGCCAAGGCCTGCTGGCCTTGCCGGACGGCACCTTCCGCGTGGAAGGTCTCCCGGCGGCGGGGCTCAGCCGCGGCGGCTTGGGCGCGGTCAAGGTGACGCAGGGCCCCGGGCTGGCGGAGTATCGGGCGCTCTTCGACCCGGCCGCCGATCGGGATACGCCCCCGCGCCGCGAGGACCTGGATGTCCCGCAGTCGGAGAAGCCGGCGCTCGCGCAGACCGCGGCCGCGCTGGGGCTCGAACGGATGCCGGCCGCGGCGGCCTTGGCCGCCGTAGGCCGGTTCTTCCAGGAGGGCTTCTCCTACTCCACCTATCAAAGCGGCCGCGGCGCCAGGCCGCTGGCGGACTTCCTGCTGCGCACGCGCCGCGGCCATTGCGAATATTTCGCGACGGCCACGGTCCTCCTGCTTCGGACCGCCGGCATCCCGGCCCGCTACGCGGTCGGCTGGTCGGTCCAGGAATTCAGCCGCCTGGAAGGCGCCTACGTGGTCAGGCAGCGGCATGCCCACGCCTGGACCTTGGCTTATGTCCAGGGCCGCTGGCTCGTCCTCGATACGACGCCCGCCTCCTGGTCCGCCGCGGAGGCCGGCCGGGCCTCTTGGTGGGAGAAGGGCGGCGACCTCTGGGACTGGTGCTCCTACCGGTTCTCCCGCTGGCGCTGGTCCAAGCCCGGCGCGCCGGCCGGCCCGCGTCTGCGCTGGCTGCTCTTGCCCCTGCTGGCGCTGTTGGCCTGGCGCCTGAGGGGCGCCGCCGAGGCTGTCCGCGCGCGAGTCCGGTCCATCTCAGGCTCGCGGGTCTTGGCCCCGGGCCGGGACTCCGAGCTCTACGGCATCGAGCGCGTCTTCGCCGGGCAAGGGCTGGGCCGGTATCCGTGGGAGGCTTGGCCGGCCTGGATCGACCGTATAGCCCCGCTGCAGGAGCCTTCCCAACTGCGGCGCCTGCGCGCCCTCGTCGCCCTGCATTGCCGCTACCGCTTCGACCCCAAGGGGCTGGCCGCCGAGGAACGGCGGGAGTTGGCGGCGGGGGCCAAGGAGTTGGTCCCTAGATAAACGGAAAGGCGCCGGCCGGATGGAATCTGCCTCACGCCCGGAATCATTGCCTCGGCGCCTCCATATAGAATAAAATAGCGGCCTTCCTGACCCATGAGTCATTGGCTCGTGCCGTTCGCCGGGGCGGCCGCGGTCGCCTGCGCTGCGCTGATGCTGGCGCAGCGATCCCTCTACGCCGCCGCCATCTGCTTCCTGGCCGTGGTGCTCCAGGCCGGCGTCCTGCTCTACGCCTCGGGCGCGAGACTGCTGGCCATGCTCCTGCTGCTCATCTACGCCGGGGCCGTCGCGGTCCTCATCGTGGTCTCGATCCAGGCCAGCGGCGGTGATCGGCAGGCAGACTCGCTTCGCAGCCCCTGGAGCCGGCTGGGACTGCCCTGGCCATTGCTCGGGGCGGGCTTGCTTCTGCCGGTGCTCGACCTCGTTCTGCTCGGCGCCCGGGCCGTGGGCGCGCCCGACTCCGGCACGGCCGGCGACCTGGTGCTGGGCCAGGCCCTGTTCGGGCCCTATGCCGTGGCCGCCGAGGCCGTGGCGCTGCTGATGCTTTTCGCGGCCCTGGCCGTGATCAAGAGCCCGGAGGAGAAGGGATGAGCGCGGCGGTCTGGGCCGTGAGCGGCAGCCTGTTCCTGCTGGGCTTGGCCACGGTGGTGCTGCGCCGGCAGCTGCTGGCGATGTTCCTGGGCCTCGAACTCATGATCGTGGCCGCGGTCTTGGCCCTGGGCTGCGAGGCCGGGCGCGCCGGGCTGACCGAAGGGCTGGTGGCGGCGCTGCTGGCGCTGGCCGTGGCCGCGGCCGAGGCCGTGGTCGGCCTGACCTTGGTGCTGCGGGTCCATTGGTCGGGACGCCGGACCGAGGCCGATGCCCTGGAGGAACTCCGGGGATGATCCATATCCCTTTGGCGGTCTACCTGCTCTTCGCCGCGCCCCTGACCGCCCTGGCCGTGGGCTTCTTCGTGTTCCTGCCGCGCAAGCCCGAGTGGACGCATATCCCGATCCTCCTGTCCTGCGCGGTCGTGACCGCGGCCGCGGCCTATCTGGCCGCCAGGGTCTATGCCGGCTGGGGCATCGACGGGACCATGTTCCAGTGGATGGTGGCCGGGGACTGGGACGTGCCCTTCGGCGTGCGCATCGACGGCATCGG of Elusimicrobiota bacterium contains these proteins:
- a CDS encoding transglutaminase-like domain-containing protein, whose translation is MNTPPLLLAASLLFWGWQTGLLWAAVPLALALEAGRWSPWRWEISRDGFSRIVDLCGWGFVGLVVYLYLTRERAAAGMLDIQCIPLCYGPLLAAQAYSAQGRIAVGSLFLFLRQPPRDAAERSVDLSYPYFAVCLFSASAANVRTPAFYLGTLVLTGWALWPLRPARTARAGWAAALASAALLGYGGHVALHGLQATVERKAQEWFFGRAGSGTDPARSRTAIGRIGELQQSSGVRLRVRPAAGKKPPELLREASYDLYRGREWSARSNDFHPVPALPDGAWALGPGAAPPEEVSISAALPQGQGLLALPDGTFRVEGLPAAGLSRGGLGAVKVTQGPGLAEYRALFDPAADRDTPPRREDLDVPQSEKPALAQTAAALGLERMPAAAALAAVGRFFQEGFSYSTYQSGRGARPLADFLLRTRRGHCEYFATATVLLLRTAGIPARYAVGWSVQEFSRLEGAYVVRQRHAHAWTLAYVQGRWLVLDTTPASWSAAEAGRASWWEKGGDLWDWCSYRFSRWRWSKPGAPAGPRLRWLLLPLLALLAWRLRGAAEAVRARVRSISGSRVLAPGRDSELYGIERVFAGQGLGRYPWEAWPAWIDRIAPLQEPSQLRRLRALVALHCRYRFDPKGLAAEERRELAAGAKELVPR
- a CDS encoding NADH-quinone oxidoreductase subunit J; this translates as MSHWLVPFAGAAAVACAALMLAQRSLYAAAICFLAVVLQAGVLLYASGARLLAMLLLLIYAGAVAVLIVVSIQASGGDRQADSLRSPWSRLGLPWPLLGAGLLLPVLDLVLLGARAVGAPDSGTAGDLVLGQALFGPYAVAAEAVALLMLFAALAVIKSPEEKG
- the nuoK gene encoding NADH-quinone oxidoreductase subunit NuoK, encoding MSAAVWAVSGSLFLLGLATVVLRRQLLAMFLGLELMIVAAVLALGCEAGRAGLTEGLVAALLALAVAAAEAVVGLTLVLRVHWSGRRTEADALEELRG